One Burkholderia sp. 9120 genomic window, CTGGATTCAATCCGCGAGATTAACTTGTCTTACATCATGCTCGCGCAACGTATGTTGCGTGAGGACAAACCGGTCGGCATGTTCCGTCTCGGTCTGTCGTCGGAACTGGCTGATTTGCTCGCGGGCTTGTCCCTCGCGCAGATCGTCAAGCTGGCCGCTTCCGATCAGCTTTTGTGCTTTTTCCGCTTCAACGACCACGCTATGTTGTCGGCGTTGACGCAAACCACGAAGCACGCCGCAGTTGCACCGACTCACGCGGCGATCCTGCTGGCAGGCCAACCTGCCGAGCAGTTTGCTTAATCGAGGTGACGACGATGCTCAAGCGTAGCCTGACGGAAGACGCACAAGAAGTATTCCGTGCGATCGCGCTGATCGAACTGGGCGCCCGCATGCAGGTGCTCGAGAGTGAGTTGACGCTCTCGCGCGACCGCATGATCCGCCTGTACCGCGAGGTCAAAGGCGTATCGCCGCCCAAGGGCATGCTGCCGTTCTCGGCGGACTGGTACATGACGTGGCTGGCGAACATCCACGCGTCGTTGTTCTACAACACGTACCTGTTCCTGAAGAACGAAGCGCGTTGCTCGCATCTGGACGCGCTGACCAAAGGGTATCGGCTGTATCTGGAACATTGCCACCACAGCGAATCTGAACCGGTGCTGGATCTGACGCGCGCCTGGACGTTGGTGCGTTTCTTCGACGCCAACATTCTGCAACTGACCAAGTGCTGCCGTTGCACCGGCAAGTTCGTCGCGCATAAGCACGACCTGCAGCACAACGTCGTGTGCGGCGCTTGCCAGCCGCCGTCGCGCGCCGGCAAGACGAAGAAGGCCGCAGCCGCTCGCCAGGAAGCGCTCGAAGCTGCGCAGATCGCGCAAGCCGCCTGAGTTGAAGTTATTCGACAAGGGCTGGTCCGGCCCGACTCGAACCGAAGCCTGAAAAACAAAAGGTCCGCCATTGAGCGGACCTTTGTTTTTGATGGCGTCTGATTTGTCGTGGCGCCGCGACACTGAACGCGGCGAACGCGGGCCGGTCGAGACATCGACTCTCAGCCGACCAGTCCGATCGTCTGCACCACCAGCCACAGGTTGGCGACGCTGATCACCACGAACAGCGTCCACGCGACCAATCGCGTCAGCATTGTATTGGCGAATTCCCCCATCAACGAACGGTCGCCGGTCATCCTGATCAGCGGATAAAGCGCGAACGGCAGTTGCAGGCTCAACACGACCTGGCTGGCGACCAGCAACTTGCCGACCGCGCCGTTGCCCATCATCTGCACGCCGATCAACGCGGGAATCAGCGCGAGCGCGCGGGTGATGAAGCGGCGCTGCCAGCACGGAATTTTCAGGTTCAGGAAGCCTTCCATGATGACCTGCCCCGCGACCGTGCCGGTGAAGGTCGAGCTTTGTCCCGACGCGAGCAGCGCAATGGCGAACAGCACCGCCGCGAAGCCGGTGCCGACGATCGGCGCAAGCAGCTTGTAAGCGTCTTCGATCTCAGTGACCTGAGTATGGCCATTGGCATGAAACGCGGCGGCGGCAAGAATCAGGATCGCCATGTTGATCAGCAGCGCGATCACCAACGCCCCAATGGTATCGAGCCGCGACATACCGATCGCCGAGCGGATACTCGCGGGATCGCGCTTCACCGCGCGCGTCTGCACGATCGACGAATGCAGGTAGAGGTTGTGCGGCATGACGGTCGCGCCAAGAATGCCGATGGCCAGATACAGCGGTTCGCGCGAATTCAGCGCCTGCCACGACGGAATCAGCCCCATCGCGACCGACGGCCAATGCGGCTTCACCAACGCTAGCTCGACGATATACCCCACGCCGATCGTCGCGATCAGGCCGAGCATGATCGCTTCGAGGTCGCGGAAGTTTTTGCCCTTCAGGCCCAGCACGATCAGCGTATCGAAGGCGGTCAGCAGCACGCCGGTGGTCAGCGAGCATTTGAACAGCAGGTGGAATGCGAGCGCGCCGCCGAGCACTTCGGCCAGATCGCACGCAATGATCGACACTTCCGCGAGCACCCATTGAAAGCGCGCCACCGCCGGCGAATAACGCGCGCTCGACAGTTGTGCGAGGTCACGCCCAGTGGCAATACCCAGGCGCATGCTCAAACATTGCAGCGCAATGGCCGCGAGACTCGAGAGCACGACGACGAACAGCAGGCTGTAACCATAGCGCGAGCCGGCTTCGATGTCGGTCGCCCAGTTGCCGGGGTCCATGTAGCCGATCGAAATCAGCAGGCCGGGACCGGCGAATTGCAGAATCTTTTTCCAGAACGGCGCGCCTTGCGTGATGGCGACCGAGCCTTGCACCTCGGATGGGCAAAACGGCGCCGTGGCGGTGGTGGGTAGTTTGAAC contains:
- a CDS encoding Nramp family divalent metal transporter: MQFKLPTTATAPFCPSEVQGSVAITQGAPFWKKILQFAGPGLLISIGYMDPGNWATDIEAGSRYGYSLLFVVVLSSLAAIALQCLSMRLGIATGRDLAQLSSARYSPAVARFQWVLAEVSIIACDLAEVLGGALAFHLLFKCSLTTGVLLTAFDTLIVLGLKGKNFRDLEAIMLGLIATIGVGYIVELALVKPHWPSVAMGLIPSWQALNSREPLYLAIGILGATVMPHNLYLHSSIVQTRAVKRDPASIRSAIGMSRLDTIGALVIALLINMAILILAAAAFHANGHTQVTEIEDAYKLLAPIVGTGFAAVLFAIALLASGQSSTFTGTVAGQVIMEGFLNLKIPCWQRRFITRALALIPALIGVQMMGNGAVGKLLVASQVVLSLQLPFALYPLIRMTGDRSLMGEFANTMLTRLVAWTLFVVISVANLWLVVQTIGLVG
- the flhD gene encoding flagellar transcriptional regulator FlhD translates to MDRSSETLDSIREINLSYIMLAQRMLREDKPVGMFRLGLSSELADLLAGLSLAQIVKLAASDQLLCFFRFNDHAMLSALTQTTKHAAVAPTHAAILLAGQPAEQFA
- the flhC gene encoding flagellar transcriptional regulator FlhC — translated: MLKRSLTEDAQEVFRAIALIELGARMQVLESELTLSRDRMIRLYREVKGVSPPKGMLPFSADWYMTWLANIHASLFYNTYLFLKNEARCSHLDALTKGYRLYLEHCHHSESEPVLDLTRAWTLVRFFDANILQLTKCCRCTGKFVAHKHDLQHNVVCGACQPPSRAGKTKKAAAARQEALEAAQIAQAA